One Chionomys nivalis chromosome 4, mChiNiv1.1, whole genome shotgun sequence genomic region harbors:
- the Naa80 gene encoding N-alpha-acetyltransferase 80, which produces MQELTLSPGPATLTPTLDRMELILSTSPAKLTLDPACQPELTLRVNLTKLTLDPARQPELSLSPRIAELTLDSTCHPEMTLRPGPAELTLDPERQAEETPALNPAELTLEPVHCRPELLGACADLINDQWPRSRASRLHSLGQSSDAFPLCLMLLSPHPTPGASPIVVGHARLSRVLDHPHSLLVETVVVARALRGRGFGRRLMEGLEAFARARGFRRLHLTTHDQLYFYAHLGYHLGEPVQGLVFTNRRLPTTFLRAFSKTPCPQPPCKGPILAAQGIPKSSKGPPLPPPPPLPQSLTTSPPPSPGLLAQSLLETRYRDLKGCPIFWMEKNI; this is translated from the exons AT GCAAGAGCTGACTCTGAGCCCTGGCCCAGCCACACTGACCCCTACCTTAGACCGGATGGAGCTGATCCTGAGTACCAGCCCAGCCAAGCTGACTCTAGATCCTGCATGTCAGCCAGAATTGACCCTGAGAGTCAACCTGACCAAGCTAACCCTGGATCCTGCACGCCAGCCAGAGCTGTCACTGAGTCCTAGGATAGCTGAGCTGACCCTGGATTCCACATGCCACCCAGAGATGACCCTCCGTCCTGGCCCAGCTGAGCTTACCCTGGATCCTGAACGCCAGGCAGAGGAGACCCCAGCCCTCAACCCAGCTGAGTTGACCCTGGAGCCTGTGCACTGTCGACCTGAGCTTCTGGGTGCTTGTGCTGACCTCATCAATGACCAGTGGCCCCGCAGCCGTGCCTCCCGTCTCCACTCCCTGGGCCAGTCCTCAGATGCCTTCCCCCTCTGCCTGATGCTGCTGAGCCCTCATCCCACACCTGGAGCATCCCCTATTGTGGTGGGCCATGCCCGCTTATCACGGGTACTGGACCATCCTCACAGCCTCTTAGTGGAGACAGTGGTGGTAGCCCGGGCTCTGAGAGGCCGTGGCTTTGGCCGCCGCCTCATGGAGGGCTTGGAGGCTTTTGCCCGAGCCCGGGGCTTCCGCCGGCTTCACCTCACTACCCATGATCAGTTATACTTCTATGCCCATCTGGGCTACCACCTAGGTGAGCCTGTGCAGGGTTTGGTCTTCACCAACCGTCGGCTGCCCACTACCTTCCTACGTGCCTTCTCTAAGACACCCTGCCCTCAGCCACCCTGCAAGGGGCCTATCCTAGCTGCCCAAGGTATCCCAAAGAGCTCCAAGGGACCCCCATTGCCACCACCTCCTCCCTTACCCCAATCTCTGACCACATCACCCCCTCCTTCACCAGGGCTTCTCGCTCAAAGCCTGCTAGAGACACGATACCGAGATCTGAAGGGGTGCCCTATATTCTGGATGGAAAAAAACATCTGA
- the Hyal3 gene encoding hyaluronidase-3 isoform X1 yields MQLGLTLVVGVALCLVYGQSLLQVPERPFSVLWNVPSARCKAHFGVHLPLSALSIIANYGQHFHGQNITIFYKNQFGLYPYFGPRGTVHNGGIPQAVSLNRHLAQAAHQILHSLGSSFAGLAVLDWEEWYPLWTGNWGPHRQVYQAASWAWAQQMFPQMGPQKQFHKAHTGFEQAARALMESTLQLGRTLRPRGLWGFYRYPVCGNGWHNTASNYTGHCHAATVSRNNQLHWLWAASSAIFPSIYLPPKMPPAYHQAFVQHRLEEAFRVALAGHAHPLPVLAYARLTHRNSRRFLSLDDLVRTVGVSAALGATGVVLWGDLSFSSSEEECWRLQDYLVGTLGPYVINVTKAAMACSHQLCHGHGRCARRDPGQMEAFLHLEPDGSLGAWKSFRCRCYLGWAGPTCQEPKPEPKEAT; encoded by the exons ATGCAGCTAGGGCTAACCCTGGTGGTGGGGGTAGCCCTGTGCTTGGTGTATGGCCAGTCTTTGCTGCAGGTTCCTGAGCGTCCCTTTTCTGTGCTGTGGAATGTACCCTCAGCAAGATGTAAGGCCCACTTTGGTGTGCACCTACCACTCAGTGCCCTCAGCATCATAGCCAACTATGGCCAGCATTTTCATGGCCAAAACATCACCATCTTCTACAAGAACCAGTTTGGTCTTTATCCTTATTTTGGTCCTAGAGGCACAGTCCATAATGGGGGTATCCCTCAGGCTGTGTCTCTAAACCGCCACTTGGCACAAGCTGCCCATCAGATCCTCCACAGCCTCGGGTCTAGCTTTGCTGGCTTGGCAGTGCTGGACTGGGAAGAGTGGTATCCACTCTGGACTGGGAACTGGGGTCCCCATCGCCAAGTCTACCAGGCGGCCTCCTGGGCTTGGGCACAGCAGATGTTCCCCCAGATGGGCCCTCAGAAACAGTTCCACAAAGCCCATACTGGCTTTGAGCAGGCTGCTCGTGCCCTGATGGAGTCCACACTGCAGCTGGGCCGAACACTTCGCCCACGTGGGCTCTGGGGTTTTTATAGATACCCAGTCTGTGGTAATGGCTGGCATAATACGGCTTCCAACTATACAGGCCACTGCCATGCAGCCACTGTTAGCCGAAACAACCAACTACATTGGCTCTGGGCTGCCTCTAGCGCCATCTTCCCTAGCATCTATCTCCCACCCAAAATGCCACCTGCCTACCATCAGGCCTTCGTCCAACACCGCCTAGAGGAGGCCTTCCGTGTAGCCCTTGCTGGGCATGCACATCCTTTACCTGTTCTGGCCTACGCTCGCCTCACACACCGGAACTCCAGGAGATTCTTGTCTCTG GATGACCTGGTGAGGACTGTTGGCGTGAGTGCAGCACTGGGAGCAACTGGAGTGGTTCTCTGGGGGGACCTGAGCTTCTCCAGCTCTGAG GAGGAGTGCTGGCGTCTCCAAGACTACCTAGTGGGCACTTTAGGCCCCTATGTGATCAATGTGACAAAGGCTGCCATGGCCTGCAGTCACCAACTATGTCATGGCCATGGTCGCTGTGCCCGGAGAGACCCGGGACAAATGGAAGCCTTTCTGCATCTTGAGCCAGATGGCAGTCTTGGAGCTTGGAAGTCCTTCAGATGCCGCTGTTACTTGGGTTGGGCTGGCCCTACTTGCCAGGAGCCTAAACCTGAACCTAAGGAAGCTACATAA
- the Hyal3 gene encoding hyaluronidase-3 isoform X2, translated as MQLGLTLVVGVALCLVYGQSLLQVPERPFSVLWNVPSARCKAHFGVHLPLSALSIIANYGQHFHGQNITIFYKNQFGLYPYFGPRGTVHNGGIPQAVSLNRHLAQAAHQILHSLGSSFAGLAVLDWEEWYPLWTGNWGPHRQVYQAASWAWAQQMFPQMGPQKQFHKAHTGFEQAARALMESTLQLGRTLRPRGLWGFYRYPVCGNGWHNTASNYTGHCHAATVSRNNQLHWLWAASSAIFPSIYLPPKMPPAYHQAFVQHRLEEAFRVALAGHAHPLPVLAYARLTHRNSRRFLSLEECWRLQDYLVGTLGPYVINVTKAAMACSHQLCHGHGRCARRDPGQMEAFLHLEPDGSLGAWKSFRCRCYLGWAGPTCQEPKPEPKEAT; from the exons ATGCAGCTAGGGCTAACCCTGGTGGTGGGGGTAGCCCTGTGCTTGGTGTATGGCCAGTCTTTGCTGCAGGTTCCTGAGCGTCCCTTTTCTGTGCTGTGGAATGTACCCTCAGCAAGATGTAAGGCCCACTTTGGTGTGCACCTACCACTCAGTGCCCTCAGCATCATAGCCAACTATGGCCAGCATTTTCATGGCCAAAACATCACCATCTTCTACAAGAACCAGTTTGGTCTTTATCCTTATTTTGGTCCTAGAGGCACAGTCCATAATGGGGGTATCCCTCAGGCTGTGTCTCTAAACCGCCACTTGGCACAAGCTGCCCATCAGATCCTCCACAGCCTCGGGTCTAGCTTTGCTGGCTTGGCAGTGCTGGACTGGGAAGAGTGGTATCCACTCTGGACTGGGAACTGGGGTCCCCATCGCCAAGTCTACCAGGCGGCCTCCTGGGCTTGGGCACAGCAGATGTTCCCCCAGATGGGCCCTCAGAAACAGTTCCACAAAGCCCATACTGGCTTTGAGCAGGCTGCTCGTGCCCTGATGGAGTCCACACTGCAGCTGGGCCGAACACTTCGCCCACGTGGGCTCTGGGGTTTTTATAGATACCCAGTCTGTGGTAATGGCTGGCATAATACGGCTTCCAACTATACAGGCCACTGCCATGCAGCCACTGTTAGCCGAAACAACCAACTACATTGGCTCTGGGCTGCCTCTAGCGCCATCTTCCCTAGCATCTATCTCCCACCCAAAATGCCACCTGCCTACCATCAGGCCTTCGTCCAACACCGCCTAGAGGAGGCCTTCCGTGTAGCCCTTGCTGGGCATGCACATCCTTTACCTGTTCTGGCCTACGCTCGCCTCACACACCGGAACTCCAGGAGATTCTTGTCTCTG GAGGAGTGCTGGCGTCTCCAAGACTACCTAGTGGGCACTTTAGGCCCCTATGTGATCAATGTGACAAAGGCTGCCATGGCCTGCAGTCACCAACTATGTCATGGCCATGGTCGCTGTGCCCGGAGAGACCCGGGACAAATGGAAGCCTTTCTGCATCTTGAGCCAGATGGCAGTCTTGGAGCTTGGAAGTCCTTCAGATGCCGCTGTTACTTGGGTTGGGCTGGCCCTACTTGCCAGGAGCCTAAACCTGAACCTAAGGAAGCTACATAA
- the Ifrd2 gene encoding interferon-related developmental regulator 2, with protein sequence MPRARKGNTLRKGGQRRGGGARSSTQADSGSSEDEAASEARSTTSDCPSLLSTTAEDYLGGEAVDEQSQQDNLEEKLKDSVDCLTDKSAKTRQGALESLRLALASHLLPDFLLERSLTLADALEKCLKKGKGEEQALAAAVLGLLCVQLGPGPKGEELFHSLRPLLISVLSDSTASPAARLHCASALGLGCYVAATDVQDLVSCLACLEGIFSWSCGPSGSPAALVPASLHGLLCAALQAWALLLTICPSTHINHILDRQLPQLPQLLSSESVNLRIAAGEAIALLFELARDLEEDFVYEDMEALCGSLRTLATDSNKYRAKIDRRRQRSIFRAVLHFVEGGDCEEETIRFGLEVLCIDTWARHRIYTAFKDVLGSGMHYHLQNNELLRDIFGLGPVLVLDAAALKACKISRFEKHLYNAAAFKARTKARSRARDKRADVL encoded by the exons ATGCCTCGTGCTCGCAAGGGCAATACGCTCCGCAAGGGCGGTCAGCGCCGTGGAGGAG GTGCCAGGAGCAGTACCCAAGCCGACTCAGGTTCCAGCGAGGATGAAGCGGCCAGTGAGGCCCGGAGTACCACCAGTGACTGTCCCAGCCTGCTCAGTACCACTGCAGAGGACTACTTGG GTGGGGAGGCTGTGGATGAGCAGAGCCAGCAGGACAACCTGGAGGAGAAGCTGAAGGACTCGGTGGACTGCCTCACTGACAAGAG TGCCAAGACCCGGCAAGGAGCTCTAGAGAGCCTGCGCCTGGCCCTGGCCTCCCACCTGCTTCCTGACTTCTTGCTGGAGCGCAGCCTCACGCTGGCGGATGCCCTGGAAAAGTGCCTTAAGAAAG GGAAGGGTGAAGAACAGGCCTTGGCTGCTGCGGTGCTAGGCCTGCTCTGTGTGCAGCTGGGCCCTGGACCCAAGGGCGAGGAGCTGTTCCATAGCCTGCGACCACTGCTAATCTCGGTGCTCAGTGACAGTACTGCAAGCCCCGCTGCCCGACTCCAT TGCGCTTCTGCTCTTGGCTTGGGCTGTTATGTGGCTGCCACTGATGTCCAG GACCTGGTCTCTTGCTTGGCTTGCTTGGAAGGTATTTTCAGCTGGTCCTGTGGCCCTAGTGGCTCCCCTGCTGCTCTGGTCCCTGCCAGCCTACATGGCCTGCTCTGTGCTGCCCTGCAGGCCTGGGCATTGCTGCTCACCATCTGTCCTAGTACCCATATCAACCACATCCTCGACAG GCAGCTGCCCCAGCTGCCGCAGCTCTTGTCCAGCGAGAGCGTGAACCTGCGGATTGCTGCTGGCGAAGCCATTGCTCTGCTCTTTGAGCTTGCCCGGGACCTTGAG GAGGACTTTGTTTATGAGGACATGGAGGCGCTCTGTGGTTCCCTGCGTACTCTAGCCACTGACAGCAATAAGTACCGTGCCAAGATTGACCGCCGACGCCAGCGCTCCATTTTCCGAGCCGTGCTGCACTTcgttgag GGTGGTGACTGTGAGGAGGAGACAATCCGCTTTGGACTGGAAGTGCTCTGCATAGACACCTGGGCTCGCCACCGCATCTACACAGCCTTCAAGGATGTGCTGGGCTCGGGCATGCACTATCACCTCCAG AACAACGAGCTTCTACGGGACATCTTTGGCCTGGGCCCTGTGCTGGTGCTGGATGCCGCTGCCCTGAAGGCCTGCAAGATTTCACGTTTTGAAAAG CACCTGTACAATGCTGCAGCCTTCAAAGCCAGGACCAAGGCCCGGAGTCGTGCGAGAGACAAGCGGGCAGACGTCTTGTGA
- the Lsmem2 gene encoding leucine-rich single-pass membrane protein 2 isoform X2: protein MPEETQEDTVLPMQNQRSRGTLAPNHVQEVRLHRVESISDLHSGGSLQPYLAEEAQTWEELLGVLPSSMCTQADCSPMCGRGGLLLLLALLVFTCLALAILAVYLSVLQSESLRVLAHTLRTQEETLLKLRLASLSQLRRLNSSEARAPS, encoded by the exons ATGCCTGAGGAGACCCAAGAAG ACACTGTGTTGCCAATGCAGAACCAGAGGAGCAGGGGAACACTGGCTCCTAACCATGTGCAGGAGGTACGTCTGCACCGAGTGGAGTCCATCAGCGACCTACACAGTGGAG GTTCACTCCAGCCCTATCTGGCTGAAGAGGCACAGACGTGGGAAGAGCTTCTGGGTGTCCTGCCGTCATCAATGTGTACCCAAGCTGATTGCAGCCCCATGTGTGGCCGAGGGGGGTTGCTACTGCTATTGGCACTGCTAGTATTCACCTGCCTGGCATTAGCCATCCTGGCTGTCTACCTAAGTG TGCTGCAGAGCGAATCCCTGAGGGTCTTGGCACACACACTGCGCACACAAGAGGAGACGCTGCTCAAATTGCGCCTGGCTAGCCTCAGTCAGCTAAGGAGGCTCAACTCCAGCGAAGCTCGGGCACCCAGCTGA
- the Lsmem2 gene encoding leucine-rich single-pass membrane protein 2 isoform X1, with protein MPEETQEDTVLPMQNQRSRGTLAPNHVQEVRLHRVESISDLHSGGSLQPYLAEEAQTWEELLGVLPSSMCTQADCSPMCGRGGLLLLLALLVFTCLALAILAVYLSGRDKQGWKPRAPANAAIKGGAGVSGQPLMLGWLEIWNGKPDKVPQMSSHPQCCRANP; from the exons ATGCCTGAGGAGACCCAAGAAG ACACTGTGTTGCCAATGCAGAACCAGAGGAGCAGGGGAACACTGGCTCCTAACCATGTGCAGGAGGTACGTCTGCACCGAGTGGAGTCCATCAGCGACCTACACAGTGGAG GTTCACTCCAGCCCTATCTGGCTGAAGAGGCACAGACGTGGGAAGAGCTTCTGGGTGTCCTGCCGTCATCAATGTGTACCCAAGCTGATTGCAGCCCCATGTGTGGCCGAGGGGGGTTGCTACTGCTATTGGCACTGCTAGTATTCACCTGCCTGGCATTAGCCATCCTGGCTGTCTACCTAAGTGGTAGGGACAAGCAAGGCTGGAAACCCAGGGCACCTGCAAATGCAGCAATAAAGGGTGGGGCAGGGGTCAGTGGGCAACCCCTGATGCTGGGCTGGTTGGAGATTTGGAATGGCAAGCCTGACAAGGTCCCACAAATGTCTTCCCATCCCCAGTGCTGCAGAGCGAATCCCTGA
- the Sema3b gene encoding semaphorin-3B isoform X1, translated as MGRAEAAAMIPGLALLWAAGLGDAAPNLPRLRLSFQELQAQHGVRTFRLERTCCYEALLVDEERGRLFVGAENHVASLSLDNISKRAKKLAWPAPVEWREECNWAGKDIGTECMNFVKLLHTYNHTHLLACGTGAFHPTCAFVEVGHRLEEPMLRLDLKKLEDGKGKSPYDPRHRAASVLVGEELYSGVAADLMGRDFTIFRSLGQNPSLRTEPHDSRWLNEPKFVKVFWIPESENPDDDKIYFFFRESAVEAAPAMGRMTVSRVGQICRNDLGGQRSLVNKWTTFLKARLVCSVPGVEGDTHFDQLQDVFLLTSRDRQTPLLYAVFSTSSGVFQGSAVCVYSMNDVRRAFLGPFAHKEGPTHQWVSYQGRVPYPRPGMCPSKTFGTFSSTKDFPDDVIQFARNHPLMYNPVLPVGGRPLFLQVGAGYTFTQIAADRVAAADGHYDVLFIGTDVGTVLKVISVPKGSRPNSEGLLLEELQVFEDSATITSMQISSKRHQLYVASPSAVAQIALHRCTTLGRACAECCLARDPYCAWDGSACTRFQPTAKRRFRRQDIRNGDPSTLCSGDSSHPALLERKVLGVENGSAFLECEPRSLQAHVEWTFHRAGEVAHTQVLAEERLERTARGLLLRRLRRQDSGVYLCVAVEQGFSRPLCRLMLHVLSAVQAERLARAEEAAAPAPPGPKLWYRDFLQLVEPGGGGGANSLRMCRPQPGPRPQPGPHSVAAESRRKGRNRRMHVSELRAERGPRSAAHW; from the exons ATGGGGCGGGCCGAGGCCGCCGCCATGATCCCAGGCCTGGCCCTTCTCTGGGCAGCGGGGCTGGGGGACGCTGCCCCTAACCTTCCACGCCTTCGGCTCTCCTTTCAAG AGTTACAGGCCCAGCATGGTGTCCGAACCTTCAGACTGGAGCGCACCTGCTGTTATGAAGCCCTACTGGTGGATGAGGAGCGCGGGCGCCtgtttgtgggtgctgagaaccacgTGGCTTCCCTCAGCCTCGATAATATCAGCAAGCGAGCCAAGAAG CTGGCCTGGCCGGCCCCTGTGGAATGGCGCGAAGAGTGCAACTGGGCAGGGAAGGACATTGGT ACCGAGTGCATGAACTTTGTAAAGCTGCTGCACACCTATAACCACACACACCTGCTGGCCTGTGGCACCGGGGCCTTCCACCCAACCTGTGCCTTTGTGGAAGTGGGCCACCGACTGGAG GAACCCATGCTCAGACTGGACCTGAAGAAACTTGAGGATGGCAAGGGAAAAAGCCCTTATGACCCAAGGCACCGCGCTGCCTCCGTGCTGGTGG GGGAAGAACTGTACTCCGGGGTGGCAGCGGACCTCATGGGCCGGGACTTTACCATCTTTCGCAGTCTGGGCCAGAATCCGAGTCTCCGTACAGAACCCCATGATTCCCGCTGGCTCAATG AACCCAAGTTTGTCAAGGTCTTTTGGATCCCAGAGAGCGAGAACCCTGACGACGataaaatctatttcttcttccgTGAGTCTGCGGTGGAAGCAGCACCCGCAATGGGACGAATGACTGTGTCCCGCGTTGGCCAGATCTGCAGG AATGACCTGGGTGGCCAGCGCAGCTTGGTCAACAAATGGACCACATTTCTGAAGGCGAGGCTTGTGTGCTCAGTACCTGGAGTTGAGGGTGACACCCATTTTGACCAACTTC AGGACGTGTTTCTTTTGACCTCCCGGGACCGCCAGACACCACTTCTCTATGCAGTCTTCTCCACCTCCAG TGGCGTCTTCCAGGGCTCCGCTGTGTGCGTGTACAGCATGAATGACGTGCGCCGAGCCTTCTTGGGACCCTTTGCTCACAAGGAGGGGCCTACACATCAGTGGGTGTCCTACCAGGGTCGTGTCCCCTACCCACGACCTGGCATG TGCCCCAGCAAGACCTTTGGTACCTTCAGTTCCACCAAGGACTTCCCAGATGATGTTATCCAGTTTGCTCGGAACCACCCTCTCATGTACAACCCAGTTCTGCCTGTGGGGGGGCGCCCTCTCTTCCTCCAAGTGGGAGCTGGGTACACCTTCACCCAGATCGCTGCAGACCGCGTAGCAGCTGCCGATGGACACTACGATGTTCTCTTCATTGGTACAG ATGTGGGCACAGTGCTGAAAGTGATCTCAGTCCCCAAGGGCAGCCGACCTAACTCCGAGGGACTTCTCCTGGAAGAGCTGCAGGTGTTCGAG GACTCTGCCACCATCACCAGCATGCAAATCTCCTCTAAAAGG CACCAGCTCTACGTAGCATCGCCGAGTGCGGTGGCCCAGATTGCATTGCATCGCTGCACTACTCTAGGCCGCGCCTGCGCAGAATGCTGCCTGGCCCGTGACCCTTACTGTGCTTGGGATGGATCAGCCTGCACACGCTTCCAGCCTACTGCCAAGAG GCGGTTCCGGAGGCAAGACATAAGGAATGGTGACCCTAGCACCCTGTGCTCTGGGG ACTCCTCTCACCCTGCGCTGTTGGAGCGGAAGGTCTTAGGCGTGGAGAACGGCAGTGCCTTTCTGGAGTGTGAGCCCCGCTCGCTACAGGCGCATGTGGAGTGGACCTTCCATCGTGCAGGGGAGGTGGCTCACACCCAG GTGCTGGCCGAGGAGCGACTTGAGCGGACAGCCCGGGGGCTGCTGCTGCGTAGGCTGCGACGCCAGGACTCCGGCGTGTATCTGTGCGTCGCGGTCGAACAAGGTTTTTCACGGCCACTGTGTCGCCTGATGCTACACGTGCTAAGTGCGGTGCAGGCCGAAAGACTGGCACGGGCTGAGGAGGCAGCAGCCCCTGCACCCCCAGGCCCTAAACTCTGGTACCGAGACTTCCTGCAGCTGGtggagccgggcggcggtggaGGGGCGAACTCCCTGCGAATGTGCCGCCCACAGCCTGGGCCCCGCCCACAGCCTGGACCCCACTCTGTGGCAGCAGAGTCACGTCGGAAGGGTCGCAACAGGCGGATGCATGTCTCTGAGCTGCGTGCTGAGCGTGGGCCACGTAGTGCAGCACACTGGTGA
- the Sema3b gene encoding semaphorin-3B isoform X2, which translates to MGRAEAAAMIPGLALLWAAGLGDAAPNLPRLRLSFQELQAQHGVRTFRLERTCCYEALLVDEERGRLFVGAENHVASLSLDNISKRAKKTECMNFVKLLHTYNHTHLLACGTGAFHPTCAFVEVGHRLEEPMLRLDLKKLEDGKGKSPYDPRHRAASVLVGEELYSGVAADLMGRDFTIFRSLGQNPSLRTEPHDSRWLNEPKFVKVFWIPESENPDDDKIYFFFRESAVEAAPAMGRMTVSRVGQICRNDLGGQRSLVNKWTTFLKARLVCSVPGVEGDTHFDQLQDVFLLTSRDRQTPLLYAVFSTSSGVFQGSAVCVYSMNDVRRAFLGPFAHKEGPTHQWVSYQGRVPYPRPGMCPSKTFGTFSSTKDFPDDVIQFARNHPLMYNPVLPVGGRPLFLQVGAGYTFTQIAADRVAAADGHYDVLFIGTDVGTVLKVISVPKGSRPNSEGLLLEELQVFEDSATITSMQISSKRHQLYVASPSAVAQIALHRCTTLGRACAECCLARDPYCAWDGSACTRFQPTAKRRFRRQDIRNGDPSTLCSGDSSHPALLERKVLGVENGSAFLECEPRSLQAHVEWTFHRAGEVAHTQVLAEERLERTARGLLLRRLRRQDSGVYLCVAVEQGFSRPLCRLMLHVLSAVQAERLARAEEAAAPAPPGPKLWYRDFLQLVEPGGGGGANSLRMCRPQPGPRPQPGPHSVAAESRRKGRNRRMHVSELRAERGPRSAAHW; encoded by the exons ATGGGGCGGGCCGAGGCCGCCGCCATGATCCCAGGCCTGGCCCTTCTCTGGGCAGCGGGGCTGGGGGACGCTGCCCCTAACCTTCCACGCCTTCGGCTCTCCTTTCAAG AGTTACAGGCCCAGCATGGTGTCCGAACCTTCAGACTGGAGCGCACCTGCTGTTATGAAGCCCTACTGGTGGATGAGGAGCGCGGGCGCCtgtttgtgggtgctgagaaccacgTGGCTTCCCTCAGCCTCGATAATATCAGCAAGCGAGCCAAGAAG ACCGAGTGCATGAACTTTGTAAAGCTGCTGCACACCTATAACCACACACACCTGCTGGCCTGTGGCACCGGGGCCTTCCACCCAACCTGTGCCTTTGTGGAAGTGGGCCACCGACTGGAG GAACCCATGCTCAGACTGGACCTGAAGAAACTTGAGGATGGCAAGGGAAAAAGCCCTTATGACCCAAGGCACCGCGCTGCCTCCGTGCTGGTGG GGGAAGAACTGTACTCCGGGGTGGCAGCGGACCTCATGGGCCGGGACTTTACCATCTTTCGCAGTCTGGGCCAGAATCCGAGTCTCCGTACAGAACCCCATGATTCCCGCTGGCTCAATG AACCCAAGTTTGTCAAGGTCTTTTGGATCCCAGAGAGCGAGAACCCTGACGACGataaaatctatttcttcttccgTGAGTCTGCGGTGGAAGCAGCACCCGCAATGGGACGAATGACTGTGTCCCGCGTTGGCCAGATCTGCAGG AATGACCTGGGTGGCCAGCGCAGCTTGGTCAACAAATGGACCACATTTCTGAAGGCGAGGCTTGTGTGCTCAGTACCTGGAGTTGAGGGTGACACCCATTTTGACCAACTTC AGGACGTGTTTCTTTTGACCTCCCGGGACCGCCAGACACCACTTCTCTATGCAGTCTTCTCCACCTCCAG TGGCGTCTTCCAGGGCTCCGCTGTGTGCGTGTACAGCATGAATGACGTGCGCCGAGCCTTCTTGGGACCCTTTGCTCACAAGGAGGGGCCTACACATCAGTGGGTGTCCTACCAGGGTCGTGTCCCCTACCCACGACCTGGCATG TGCCCCAGCAAGACCTTTGGTACCTTCAGTTCCACCAAGGACTTCCCAGATGATGTTATCCAGTTTGCTCGGAACCACCCTCTCATGTACAACCCAGTTCTGCCTGTGGGGGGGCGCCCTCTCTTCCTCCAAGTGGGAGCTGGGTACACCTTCACCCAGATCGCTGCAGACCGCGTAGCAGCTGCCGATGGACACTACGATGTTCTCTTCATTGGTACAG ATGTGGGCACAGTGCTGAAAGTGATCTCAGTCCCCAAGGGCAGCCGACCTAACTCCGAGGGACTTCTCCTGGAAGAGCTGCAGGTGTTCGAG GACTCTGCCACCATCACCAGCATGCAAATCTCCTCTAAAAGG CACCAGCTCTACGTAGCATCGCCGAGTGCGGTGGCCCAGATTGCATTGCATCGCTGCACTACTCTAGGCCGCGCCTGCGCAGAATGCTGCCTGGCCCGTGACCCTTACTGTGCTTGGGATGGATCAGCCTGCACACGCTTCCAGCCTACTGCCAAGAG GCGGTTCCGGAGGCAAGACATAAGGAATGGTGACCCTAGCACCCTGTGCTCTGGGG ACTCCTCTCACCCTGCGCTGTTGGAGCGGAAGGTCTTAGGCGTGGAGAACGGCAGTGCCTTTCTGGAGTGTGAGCCCCGCTCGCTACAGGCGCATGTGGAGTGGACCTTCCATCGTGCAGGGGAGGTGGCTCACACCCAG GTGCTGGCCGAGGAGCGACTTGAGCGGACAGCCCGGGGGCTGCTGCTGCGTAGGCTGCGACGCCAGGACTCCGGCGTGTATCTGTGCGTCGCGGTCGAACAAGGTTTTTCACGGCCACTGTGTCGCCTGATGCTACACGTGCTAAGTGCGGTGCAGGCCGAAAGACTGGCACGGGCTGAGGAGGCAGCAGCCCCTGCACCCCCAGGCCCTAAACTCTGGTACCGAGACTTCCTGCAGCTGGtggagccgggcggcggtggaGGGGCGAACTCCCTGCGAATGTGCCGCCCACAGCCTGGGCCCCGCCCACAGCCTGGACCCCACTCTGTGGCAGCAGAGTCACGTCGGAAGGGTCGCAACAGGCGGATGCATGTCTCTGAGCTGCGTGCTGAGCGTGGGCCACGTAGTGCAGCACACTGGTGA